GCAAGTGGGCCGGCACTAAAACGGTTGTCGGAATCGCTGTCGCCCCGTGGCCGGTCGCTCGCCGGGCCGATCCGCCGCCGTCGAGCGATCCGCGACTAGAACGGGGTGTCAGACGGAACGACCGGGAGATCCGCCCCTGAAGGAGGTTTTCGAGACTCGCCGCGGTGACGACCGGTCACTCGAAGACCGGGCTGTCCTCCTCGAGCATCTCGACGCCGCGGGCGACCTCCCTGGCCTGCTCCGGGTCGAGCGCGACGGTCACGTCGTTGCCCTCGTCGTCCTCGAAAGCGAGTTTGACACGGCGATCCCCGTACTCGCGGACGTCGATGCCGGTGACGTCGTACAGCGTCGCCGAGGCGTCCGTGTTCGACGCGCCGACGTGCTGGACGGCGCCGTCCGTGAGCTCGAAGGCGAACTGGTCGAGGTCGAGCGTGAGCATGTCTCGACGGTGGGCGGCCGGGACCGTTAAAGGTAGCCGACAGCAGCGACCCCCCGGAAGCCGTAGCCGAACACCAGAAGCGCCGGCAGCGCGGCGACGGCGGCCGCGCGCGGCAGCGAGAGGTCGTGAACGACGCTCGTCCCGACGACGTACAGCGCCCCGCCCCACAGCGCCGCGAGGACGCGCACCGCCGGAATCGGCAGCCCCGCCACCACGCAGGGCGCGGTGGCGTAGGCCAGGACCTGCACGGTCTCGCTGATGCCGCCGCGGTCGGGCGCGACCGGCGCCAGCAGCAGCGTCTGGACCGCGGTGGTGAGGTGGAGCGCGGCGGGCGCGACGAAGACGACTGTAGCCAGCAGCAGCAGCGCGGCCGCCGCCGGCGAGAGGTCGCCGATCACGGGATACGGGAAGGGAGCCAGCGAGACGCGACCCCGCTCGGCCAGCGCCGTGAGGGCGAACCGGCTCCCCTCTTCGAGGAGCACGACTGTCGCGGCGAACACCAGCCCGGGCGCCTGGTCGCCCGGACCGACGCCCGTCCGGAAGAACCGCCGCGGACGGGCGAGCACCTCGAACCACGCGCGGACGAGCGCGACCGGCCCGCGGTCGCGCCCGCCCGTCGGATTCTCGACCCACTGGGTCACGACCGCCACCCCCGGCGGCCGAGTTCCCGGTCGCTCGCGGTCATCTCCGTGAGATTGCCGCCGGTCGTACAAAGGGGCGTCGGGACGGGCGTCGCGGGCAACGGCCCGACAGATCAGCCGTCGGCTGCCCCGACCACTGACGGATCGCGCCGTCGCGCTCGCCGTGTCAGTCGTCGGCGCCCGGATTCTCGCTGCTCTCCAGACTGGCAGGGTCCGGTTCGATGTTGGCGTAGTGGACGGCCTCGCGTCCCAGCGTCTGCACGCGGTCCTCGGTCGTCTCGTCGGTCAGTTCGTCGCCGCGGAAGGCGTTCGAGGCGCGGGGGATGGCCGCCTGGTGGGGGATGACCCAGGCGTCCAGCGAGCGGCAGACCGACCGGAGGTGATCCAGTGCGGTGATGGGGAAGCTCCCGCCGGCGACGCAGAGGAGGCCGACGGTCTTCTTCTCGAACTCGTCGAAGCCGCAGTAGTCCAGCGCGTTCTTCAGCGGCGTCGCGTAGGAGCCGTGGTAGACGGGCGTCCCGAGCACGATCGAGTCGGCGGCCTGTACCTGCTGGCGGAACTGCTCGGCCTCCCCGGCGTCCTTCTCGTCGGCGTCGAAGACGGGCAGGTCCCACTCGCGCAGGTCCAGTAGCTCGGTGCTCGCGCCGGCCTCGCCTGCGGCCGCCAGCGCGATCCGCAACGCCCGCCTGGTGTAGCTCTCCTCGCGCAGGCTGCCGCAGATGGCCACGACGTGCGTGTCCGTCATGCCCCATCGTTCGCGCCTCTCGTCAATAGAGGCTGGGGCGAAGCCGCGTCGCTCCGCTCCGCACGGACGGTTCTGGGCGCATCGTCGGCGGTGCACCCGCCTTGAACGGGGCGGGTCACTCCCTGAAGCAACTGGCTTCGAGGGGTCCGTCGCCCGAATCGAGACACTCCAGCGGCGGGTAGCAG
This genomic interval from Halomicrobium urmianum contains the following:
- a CDS encoding NADPH-dependent FMN reductase → MTDTHVVAICGSLREESYTRRALRIALAAAGEAGASTELLDLREWDLPVFDADEKDAGEAEQFRQQVQAADSIVLGTPVYHGSYATPLKNALDYCGFDEFEKKTVGLLCVAGGSFPITALDHLRSVCRSLDAWVIPHQAAIPRASNAFRGDELTDETTEDRVQTLGREAVHYANIEPDPASLESSENPGADD
- a CDS encoding YIP1 family protein — protein: MTQWVENPTGGRDRGPVALVRAWFEVLARPRRFFRTGVGPGDQAPGLVFAATVVLLEEGSRFALTALAERGRVSLAPFPYPVIGDLSPAAAALLLLATVVFVAPAALHLTTAVQTLLLAPVAPDRGGISETVQVLAYATAPCVVAGLPIPAVRVLAALWGGALYVVGTSVVHDLSLPRAAAVAALPALLVFGYGFRGVAAVGYL